A region from the Kribbella shirazensis genome encodes:
- a CDS encoding RNA polymerase sigma factor — protein MRTSTTSEPDHEFEDLLRELTPQVLGAVVRWSGDFAAAEDAVQEALLAAATTWPRDGRPDNPKSWLIQTASRRLIDEVRQQRARRRREERAALREVPAEEVEEYDDTLRLLFLCCHPALTPASAIALTLRAVGGLTTAEIATAYLVPEATMAQRISRAKQKLKGASFELDADPDRLRNVLHVLYLMFNEGYTSTSGPELHRSDLSSEAIRLTRAVRKQLPDDGQVTGLLALMLLTDARRAARTGEGGELIPLAEQDRSLWDHDRITEGVALAVEAFETPPLGEYQIQAAIAALHDEVDRAEDTDWPQILALYGLLEDLSGNPMVKLNRAIAAAMVDGPDAGLKLLEPLDDELAGHYRLDATRGHLYEMRGDHQAAAEHFRAAARGTTSLPERNYLLAKAASLS, from the coding sequence ATGCGGACCTCCACGACTTCTGAACCCGACCACGAGTTCGAGGACCTGCTGCGGGAGCTGACCCCGCAGGTCCTCGGCGCGGTCGTGCGCTGGTCAGGAGACTTCGCCGCGGCCGAGGACGCAGTCCAGGAGGCACTACTCGCAGCCGCCACCACGTGGCCCCGAGACGGCCGGCCGGACAACCCGAAGTCCTGGCTGATCCAGACCGCCTCCCGGCGGCTCATCGACGAGGTACGCCAGCAGCGGGCACGCCGGCGCCGCGAGGAGCGGGCGGCGCTGCGCGAGGTACCCGCCGAAGAGGTCGAGGAGTACGACGACACGCTCCGGCTGCTGTTCCTGTGCTGCCACCCCGCGCTCACACCGGCATCGGCGATCGCGCTGACTCTGCGGGCGGTCGGCGGCCTCACCACAGCAGAGATCGCGACGGCGTACCTGGTGCCTGAGGCGACCATGGCGCAACGGATCAGCCGGGCGAAGCAGAAGCTGAAGGGCGCCAGCTTCGAACTGGACGCCGACCCGGACAGACTGCGCAACGTGCTGCATGTTCTGTACCTGATGTTCAACGAGGGCTACACCAGCACCAGCGGGCCGGAGCTGCACCGCAGCGACCTGTCCAGCGAGGCGATCCGCCTGACGCGCGCAGTACGGAAGCAGCTACCCGACGACGGACAGGTCACCGGGCTGCTCGCACTGATGCTGCTGACCGATGCTCGACGTGCGGCGCGGACGGGCGAGGGCGGAGAGCTCATCCCGCTGGCCGAGCAGGACAGGTCGTTGTGGGACCACGACCGCATCACCGAAGGAGTAGCGCTCGCTGTCGAAGCGTTCGAGACGCCACCACTGGGGGAGTACCAGATCCAGGCGGCGATCGCCGCACTGCACGACGAGGTGGACCGGGCGGAGGACACCGACTGGCCACAGATCCTCGCCCTGTACGGACTCCTCGAGGACCTGTCCGGCAACCCGATGGTGAAGCTCAACCGGGCCATCGCAGCGGCGATGGTGGACGGCCCCGACGCCGGCCTGAAGCTGCTGGAACCACTGGACGACGAGCTGGCCGGCCACTACCGTCTGGACGCCACCCGCGGACATCTCTACGAGATGCGCGGTGACCACCAGGCCGCCGCCGAACACTTCCGGGCGGCGGCCCGTGGTACGACGAGTCTGCCGGAGCGCAACTACCTGCTCGCCAAGGCCGCGTCGCTCAGCTGA